A section of the Nerophis ophidion isolate RoL-2023_Sa linkage group LG16, RoL_Noph_v1.0, whole genome shotgun sequence genome encodes:
- the trim107 gene encoding E3 ubiquitin/ISG15 ligase TRIM25 — MSSSHTNPSEAMALVLSCPICLQLYSEPASLPCGHIFCRPCIVALEEGLDHHSCPECQVDYQGNQALVTSSKMCSVVQSYKASAAKGAADSGLLCTDSNVQTSESRAQTGHSKLVLVSHVTELAAKLVIAEKSLKEEEAELMAANEQQRAQASKHLQQVSQALHQYQVQVWQVIEDQLSPGEASMKQRVHQAGQLTQQLRRALLRAQSLSDQDHAEFLGDLPPQFQDLIERLSGDHQDRVESKLSPARVIPKLEQLKAELKERLGVVHHSLRNTFNPSEVTFDMGTAHPNLVLSEDLKTVTFSATKLPYPPSPQRFTSFLQVLSSQSFDRGDHCWEVELDGAPWMVGVCDGSTLERSGLASALESSRGSWCLMWLDNLLTAYQAGRDVPLMRTTVSCRLEVRLSCSSRTLSFYSMSSSAGNTLVHTCEVELTQPVHLAYRMLSGQPKARITIVS, encoded by the coding sequence ATGTCGAGCAGTCACACAAATCCTAGTGAGGCCATGGCTTTAGTTCTTAGCTGCCCCATCTGCCTGCAGCTGTACTCTGAGCCGGCCTCTTTGCCCTGCGGTCACATCTTCTGCCGGCCCTGCATCGTAGCGCTGGAAGAGGGTCTGGACCACCACAGCTGCCCAGAGTGCCAGGTAGACTACCAGGGGAACCAGGCGCTTGTGACCAGTTCTAAGATGTGCAGCGTCGTCCAGTCTTACAAGGCCTCTGCAGCCAAAGGTGCCGCTGACTCCGGTCTACTTTGTACGGACAGCAACGTGCAGACAAGTGAATCCAGAGCTCAGACTGGACACAGCAAGTTGGTACTGGTGTCTCACGTCACGGAGTTAGCCGCCAAGCTGGTGATTGCGGAAAAATCGCTGAAGGAAGAGGAGGCTGAGTTGATGGCAGCTAACGAGCAGCAGAGAGCGCAAGCATCCAAACATCTGCAGCAGGTGAGTCAAGCCCTGCACCAGTACCAAGTGCAGGTGTGGCAGGTGATAGAAGACCAGCTCTCCCCGGGCGAGGCCAGCATGAAGCAGAGAGTCCACCAGGCTGGTCAGCTGACCCAGCAGCTGAGACGCGCCCTGCTCAGAGCCCAGTCTCTAAGTGACCAAGACCATGCGGAGTTCCTGGGAGACCTTCCACCGCAATTCCAGGATCTGATCGAAAGACTCAGCGGAGACCATCAGGACCGAGTGGAGTCCAAACTCAGCCCGGCTCGGGTCATTCCTAAGTTGGAGCAACTGAAGGCGGAGCTCAAGGAAAGACTGGGCGTGGTCCATCACTCCCTTCGCAACACCTTCAACCCGTCCGAGGTGACCTTCGACATGGGGACTGCTCACCCCAACCTTGTCCTCTCAGAGGACTTGAAGACGGTGACGTTCAGCGCTACCAAGCTGCCCTACCCGCCCTCTCCTCAAAGATTCACCAGCTTCCTCCAGGTGCTCAGCTCCCAGAGCTTTGACCGAGGCGACCACTGCTGGGAGGTGGAGCTGGACGGCGCCCCCTGGATGGTTGGTGTGTGCGACGGCAGCACGCTGGAGCGCAGCGGCCTGGCCTCGGCTCTGGAAAGCAGCCGGGGCTCCTGGTGCCTCATGTGGTTGGACAACTTGCTGACAGCCTACCAGGCGGGCCGGGACGTGCCGCTGATGAGGACCACGGTCTCCTGCAGGCTGGAGGTCCGGCTGAGCTGCAGCAGCCGCACGCTGAGCTTCTACAGCATGAGCTCCTCTGCAGGGAACACACTGGTGCACACTTGTGAGGTGGAGCTGACTCAACCTGTGCACCTGGCCTACAGGATGTTGTCCGGGCAGCCCAAAGCACGCATCACCATCGTCTCTTGA